The following coding sequences are from one Rutidosis leptorrhynchoides isolate AG116_Rl617_1_P2 chromosome 11, CSIRO_AGI_Rlap_v1, whole genome shotgun sequence window:
- the LOC139877262 gene encoding uncharacterized protein, whose amino-acid sequence MTIYETSDLVKLNQTFENKEDFLMQLRTKRVTEGFQIKPKYSDKSRYTATCISPNCSWQITARCIQDSNNFQVRKLNDLHTCSNTQILPNNKHATKKVLGNILKEVMKQEGRVYRPNDIRTDMSARFKISLSYHQAWKAKCYAIEMLRGSLEDSFQILPNYLYNLRLSNPGSVTNIRTDNKGRFVMSYMSIGAATRSFVNYARPVIIVDGAHLKSRYLGTNLIAVAMDANNGILPLAYGIGAGETTDHWTWFFGNLRDSLQSSGCCIVNLRIISDRAPAIAAGISNVFPEVFHALCARHLLGNLKSVSKRVKSYEWHYWKMCKAYRKSDFDHHYGILARRIPDSARTLTTVGFNRWSRHHADRVRYAYLTSNSAESMNALSIHARKLPITMLLEFFRASVQQWFWEHQNTADGLTTPVTPYAERKLGKRNSKSISWTVKPISQVKFEVLDMKKGGKVNLQDKTCTCKQWQFSGIPCGHVMAVARYFVLRNVTTHVQKDFHTETYKSAYMEDINPLDHISEWIDPGHLQTVLPPLVTKRQSGRPKSTARIPSQGEDKDNFKSKRKCSRCLEYGHTRSTCTAHYDLSEGKQKSKCNSKTKAKPKGLVKGKGKGKREDSCSTQFGSTYNLSDD is encoded by the exons ATGACAATATATGAAACCTCAGATCTAGTTAAATTGAATCAGACTTTCGAAAACAAGGAAGATTTTCTTATGCAATTACGTACAAAGCGTGTTACTGAAGGGTTCCAGATAAAACCAAAGTACTCAGACAAGTCAAGGTATACAGCTACATGCATATCACCAAATTGTTCATGGCAAATTACTGCTAGGTGTATACAAGATAGCAACAACTTTCAAGTACGGAAGTTGAATGATCTACACACGTGCTCaaatacccaaattcttccgaacaATAAGCATGCCACCAAGAAGGTCCTAGGTAATATACTGAAAGAGGTGATGAAACAAGAAGGTCGTGTCTATCGACCGAATGATATAAGGACTGATATGTCGGCGCGATTTAAAATAAGTCTATCATACCACCAAGCATGGAAAGCCAAATGTTACGCAATTGAGATGTTGAGGGGTAGTCTTGAAGATTCCTTTCAAATACTACCTAATTATCTATATAATCTTAGATTGTCTAACCCAGGTAGTGTAACCAACATTCGAACGGACAACAAAGGCAGATTTGTTATGAGTTACATGTCCATTGGTGCAGCG ACACGTTCGTTTGTTAACTATGCACGACCAGTAATCATAGTCGATGGGGCTCATTTAAAAAGTCGTTACTTGGGGACTAACTTGATTGCTGTCGCTATGGATGCTAACAATGGAATCCTTCCATTAGCCTACGGTATTGGAGCAGGAGAGACCACCGATCATTGGACATGGTTTTTTGGTAATCTAAGAGACTCTCTACAGTCTTCGGGGTGTTGTATTGTTAATCTTAGAATTATATCTGACAGGGCACCTGCAATAGCTGCTGGCATATCAAAcgtatttccagaagtatttcatgCACTATGTGCTAGACATTTGTTGGGAAACCTCAAAAGTGTGTCTAAAAGGGTTAAAAGTTACGAGTGGCACTACTGGAAAATGTGCAAAGCGTATAGAAAATCTGATTTTGATCACCACTATGGTATACTAGCACGACGTATCCCAGACAGTGCACGTACACTCACTACTGTTGGGTTCAACAGATGGTCTAGACATCATGCAGATCGTGTTCGGTATGCTTACCTAACTTCTAATAGTGCAGAGTCAATGAACGCACTGTCAATTCATGCGAGGAAACTCCCGATTACAATGCTTCTTGAATTCTTTAGAGCTTCAGTTCAACAATGGTTTTGGGAACACCAAAACACTGCCGATGGTTTAACAACCCCTGTCACACCATATGCAGAGCGTAAGCTTGGTAAAAGAAATAGTAAGTCTATTAGTTGGACTGTCAAACCGATATCACAAGTTAAGTTTGAGGTATTGGATATGAAAAAAGGCGGTAAAGTCAATCTACAAGATAAAACTTGCACATGTAAACAATGGCAGTTTTCCGGTATACCCTGTGGACATGTAATGGCAGTAGCAAGGTATTTTGTCCTACGTAACGTTACTACACACGTTCAGAAGGATTTCCACACTGAAACGTACAAGTCGGCATACATGGAAGATATTAACCCGCTAGATCATATTTCTGAATGGATAGATCCAGGACACCTACAAACCGTCCTACCACCATTGGTTACAAAGCGACAATCGGGTAGACCGAAGAGTACTGCTCGTATACCGTCCCAAGGAGAGGACAAAGACAATTTCAAATCTAAAAGAAAATGCAGTCGTTGCTTGGAATATGGACATACTAGATCAACTTGCACCGCACATTATGATCTTTCTGAAGGTAAACAAAAGTCCAAGTGTAACTCAAAAACAAAGGCAAAGCCGAAGGGGTTGGTAAAGGGCAAGGGTAAAGGAAAACGTGAAGACTCATGCTCAACACAATTTGGCTCCACTTACAATTTGAGTGATGATTAG